Proteins encoded by one window of Deltaproteobacteria bacterium:
- a CDS encoding FAD-binding oxidoreductase, with the protein MVYRFAIIGAGIAGTSVGYWLSQHESVLILEREAHPGYHTTGRSAAMFIETYGPPLVRALTVGSRSFYETPPAGFTETPILTARGMLMIATKDQRDHLDEAYTVAQQVGSKVERLSPTEAQARVPVLRADRLSGATFEADPTDIDVHALHQGFLKGIRQQGGQLVVSADVHALTYHNHIWRIDTSNGTFEATTVVNAAGAWCDEIGKLVGARPVGLVPKRRSAFIFAPPENDRSVNTWPVVIAADESFYFKPEAGMLLGSPANVDPMVPHDVRPEEIDIATGIARIEEATTMTIRRPTRIWAGLRSFVPDGELVGGFDTAVPEFFWVAGQGGYGIQTAAGMGQACSAILLGQPMPAALASLGIAAERLSPQRLRG; encoded by the coding sequence ATGGTCTACCGTTTCGCCATTATTGGTGCAGGCATTGCTGGAACATCGGTTGGCTATTGGTTGTCGCAACATGAGTCGGTGCTCATTCTTGAGCGTGAAGCGCATCCTGGCTATCACACCACTGGCCGCTCAGCAGCGATGTTTATCGAGACGTATGGTCCACCGCTGGTGCGAGCGTTGACCGTTGGCAGTCGTTCCTTTTATGAAACGCCGCCGGCAGGGTTTACCGAGACCCCGATTCTTACTGCTCGTGGGATGTTGATGATCGCCACCAAAGATCAGCGTGATCATCTCGATGAAGCGTACACTGTCGCGCAACAAGTCGGATCAAAAGTCGAGCGGCTCTCTCCGACAGAGGCGCAAGCACGAGTTCCAGTGTTGCGAGCTGACCGGTTGTCGGGGGCAACCTTTGAAGCTGATCCTACTGATATTGATGTTCACGCGCTGCACCAAGGTTTTCTCAAAGGCATTCGTCAGCAGGGTGGACAGTTAGTGGTGTCGGCGGACGTACATGCGCTGACGTATCACAACCACATCTGGCGTATCGACACCAGCAATGGCACGTTCGAGGCGACGACTGTTGTGAATGCGGCTGGAGCGTGGTGCGATGAGATTGGCAAATTGGTGGGTGCCCGTCCGGTTGGACTCGTGCCCAAACGACGCAGCGCGTTTATCTTTGCGCCGCCAGAGAACGACAGGAGTGTCAACACATGGCCAGTCGTCATTGCGGCAGACGAATCGTTCTATTTCAAACCAGAAGCGGGAATGTTGCTGGGCTCGCCAGCGAATGTCGATCCCATGGTACCGCATGACGTGCGGCCTGAAGAGATTGATATTGCTACGGGTATTGCTCGGATCGAAGAAGCGACCACGATGACTATCCGTCGGCCCACCCGCATCTGGGCGGGGCTGCGTTCGTTTGTGCCTGATGGTGAACTGGTCGGTGGTTTTGATACTGCCGTGCCCGAATTCTTTTGGGTTGCTGGTCAGGGTGGGTATGGCATTCAGACCGCAGCGGGAATGGGTCAGGCGTGTAGCGCAATTTTGCTTGGTCAGCCGATGCCTGCGGCGCTTGCGTCCCTTGGGATTGCGGCGGAACGGTTATCGCCGCAGCGGTTGCGGGGGTGA
- a CDS encoding VOC family protein: MAQRKNKEFELRGINHLALVCKDMAKTVDFYTNTLGMPMTKTLELPNGMGQHFFFDIGNGDGLAFFWFPNAPEAAPGVASPANNVGKGSIVTAHASMNHVAFDVPHERLTEYRDKLRAKGVEVTEVIHHDDTPQQVSREVNNTTFVSSIYFFDPDGIMLEFASWTRELGTEGDLRHKPASAADKERYLERAREVRAK, encoded by the coding sequence ATGGCGCAACGCAAGAACAAAGAGTTTGAACTGCGAGGCATCAACCATCTGGCGTTAGTTTGCAAAGACATGGCGAAGACAGTGGATTTCTATACCAACACATTGGGCATGCCGATGACCAAGACTCTCGAATTGCCCAACGGTATGGGGCAGCATTTCTTCTTCGATATTGGCAATGGCGACGGTTTGGCTTTTTTCTGGTTTCCCAACGCGCCCGAAGCCGCACCTGGTGTGGCCTCTCCTGCGAACAACGTTGGGAAGGGTTCAATCGTGACGGCTCATGCATCGATGAATCATGTCGCGTTCGATGTTCCGCATGAACGTCTGACAGAATACCGTGACAAGCTGCGGGCAAAAGGCGTTGAGGTGACAGAAGTGATCCATCATGACGATACCCCCCAGCAGGTCAGCCGTGAAGTCAACAATACTACCTTTGTCAGCTCGATTTATTTCTTTGATCCTGACGGGATCATGCTGGAGTTTGCGAGTTGGACTCGTGAGTTAGGTACTGAAGGAGATTTGCGCCACAAGCCAGCATCGGCAGCAGATAAAGAGAGGTATTTGGAGCGGGCGAGGGAGGTAAGGGCGAAGTAA
- a CDS encoding 4Fe-4S dicluster domain-containing protein: MDTQKEMANGQLWFKAGDDIPNVDKKLFALQNLCTDCKVCEVACSLIHSPDGELNPNYARIKIKHDPQVTTRVNKDGFGFVTAICHHCGNPPPCAEVCPTDAFYYDPQTLAALIDQSKCISCMECVPACPFDVVFIAPNGEVLKCDLCGGDPACVKACSTRPDNLNQGKQYQRFPVLFFETKSNYTTMLRKPAEEHKELGLGDAMLEGKISTSA, translated from the coding sequence ATGGACACCCAAAAGGAAATGGCCAATGGCCAGCTCTGGTTCAAGGCTGGGGATGATATCCCCAATGTCGATAAAAAGCTCTTCGCACTGCAAAATCTCTGCACCGACTGCAAGGTGTGCGAAGTCGCTTGCTCACTTATTCATTCTCCTGATGGGGAACTGAACCCCAACTATGCCCGCATCAAGATCAAGCATGACCCGCAAGTTACCACACGGGTCAACAAGGATGGCTTCGGCTTTGTCACTGCCATCTGCCATCATTGTGGCAACCCGCCGCCGTGCGCGGAAGTCTGTCCGACCGATGCGTTCTATTACGATCCACAGACCCTGGCGGCGCTGATCGATCAAAGCAAGTGCATCTCATGTATGGAATGTGTACCCGCCTGTCCGTTCGATGTGGTCTTCATTGCCCCAAATGGCGAAGTGCTGAAATGCGATCTCTGTGGCGGCGACCCTGCCTGCGTCAAAGCCTGCTCCACTCGGCCAGACAATCTCAACCAGGGAAAGCAGTATCAACGTTTCCCAGTGTTGTTCTTTGAAACCAAGAGCAACTACACCACGATGCTACGCAAGCCAGCCGAGGAACACAAAGAACTCGGACTTGGTGATGCGATGTTGGAAGGGAAGATTAGTACCTCCGCTTAA
- a CDS encoding alpha/beta hydrolase — translation MSNASKILDHPLVSSRYFFPRREAFPEPYWVEAADGSRLACYYQAVNPDAKTVIYFHGNGEVVADYLPSFPEWLVRAGCNVLLAEYRGYGMSSGAPALAGMLDDVVPIIQSLKIPDSKVILFGRSIGSLYAVHGVSQRPQLGGLILESGVADLTERFFLRVAPEELGVSESAAMDELHKYFNYVQKLGSFRGQTLILHARHDELLPAQHAEMLHTAAPEPKQLKIFDRGGHNDIFYRNQAEYMQLVEAFLARV, via the coding sequence ATGTCCAACGCTAGTAAAATTCTCGATCACCCGCTTGTCTCAAGTCGTTACTTTTTTCCGCGCCGTGAGGCCTTCCCTGAGCCATATTGGGTGGAAGCTGCGGATGGTAGCCGACTCGCATGCTACTACCAAGCGGTCAACCCAGATGCGAAAACAGTCATCTATTTCCACGGTAACGGTGAAGTTGTCGCTGACTATCTGCCGAGTTTTCCAGAATGGCTTGTGCGTGCTGGCTGTAACGTGTTGCTGGCTGAGTATCGTGGGTATGGCATGTCGAGTGGCGCGCCTGCGCTGGCTGGGATGCTGGACGATGTTGTCCCGATTATTCAAAGCCTGAAGATTCCTGATTCCAAAGTGATTCTCTTTGGTCGCTCGATTGGCTCGCTGTATGCTGTCCATGGGGTGTCGCAGCGACCGCAGCTTGGTGGTCTGATTCTTGAGAGTGGCGTAGCTGATCTCACTGAACGTTTTTTCCTCCGCGTTGCGCCGGAAGAGTTAGGAGTTTCTGAGTCAGCCGCGATGGACGAGCTCCACAAGTATTTTAACTACGTGCAGAAGCTTGGTAGTTTTCGCGGGCAAACGTTGATCCTGCACGCGCGTCACGACGAGTTACTGCCTGCCCAGCATGCTGAGATGTTACATACGGCAGCGCCAGAACCAAAGCAGCTCAAGATTTTTGACCGTGGCGGGCATAACGATATTTTTTATCGCAACCAAGCCGAGTACATGCAGTTGGTGGAGGCGTTTTTGGCGAGGGTGTGA
- a CDS encoding LLM class flavin-dependent oxidoreductase, which yields MERPLRFGIFMAPFHPAGQNPTLALERDLELIERLDQLGYDEAWIGEHHSAGLEIIASPEVIIAAAAQRTRHIRLGTGVMSLPYHHPLILTDRMVLLDHITRGRVMFGVGPGALPSDAHMMGIDPASQRVRMEESLGAIMALLTSDEPVSIQTDWFTLRDARLQLRPYTYPHFEIAVAATVSPAGPRTAGRYGAGVLSLGATSMGGFAVLGDHWKIWNDQAQKYGHKVDRSTWRLVGPMHVARTRKQAFEEVEYGIHEWVDYFRNIVALPMAPEEPDPRKWPQALADSGAAIIGTPDDAAAQIERLKKQSGGFGCFLIMANDWVDRQASLASYELLAKEVFPRFQGSADLTVNSREWCRKDHDTLIGGAMNAVVKEIDRYEKETGYRVSIAGPAQGS from the coding sequence ATGGAACGTCCCTTACGGTTTGGTATTTTTATGGCCCCTTTTCATCCTGCCGGGCAAAACCCGACCCTGGCGTTGGAACGCGACCTCGAACTCATCGAGCGGCTTGATCAACTGGGATATGATGAAGCGTGGATCGGTGAGCACCACTCTGCTGGTCTAGAAATCATTGCTTCACCAGAAGTGATCATCGCTGCTGCCGCACAACGTACTCGCCATATTCGTTTAGGAACTGGCGTGATGTCTCTCCCCTATCACCATCCACTGATTCTCACTGATCGCATGGTGTTACTGGATCATATTACCCGTGGGCGCGTCATGTTCGGAGTCGGCCCTGGTGCGTTGCCGTCTGATGCCCATATGATGGGCATTGACCCTGCAAGTCAGCGGGTGCGGATGGAGGAGTCACTGGGCGCAATCATGGCCCTGCTGACCTCCGACGAACCAGTCTCGATTCAAACTGATTGGTTCACACTCCGTGATGCCCGCTTACAATTACGACCGTACACGTACCCTCATTTTGAGATTGCGGTAGCGGCGACCGTGTCACCTGCTGGACCGCGTACCGCAGGGCGTTATGGTGCAGGCGTGCTGTCGCTTGGGGCAACGAGTATGGGTGGATTTGCTGTTCTCGGCGATCATTGGAAGATCTGGAACGATCAAGCACAGAAATACGGACATAAGGTCGATCGTTCGACGTGGCGGTTGGTCGGTCCTATGCACGTGGCCCGCACCCGCAAGCAAGCCTTTGAAGAAGTCGAATACGGTATTCACGAGTGGGTTGACTACTTCCGCAATATCGTGGCGCTGCCGATGGCGCCTGAAGAACCAGACCCACGCAAATGGCCACAAGCGCTGGCTGATTCCGGCGCCGCGATCATTGGTACTCCGGATGATGCGGCTGCTCAGATTGAACGTTTGAAAAAACAATCTGGTGGGTTCGGCTGTTTCCTGATCATGGCCAATGACTGGGTCGATCGGCAGGCGTCTCTCGCCTCATACGAACTGCTGGCCAAAGAAGTGTTCCCACGCTTCCAAGGCTCAGCAGATCTCACGGTGAATTCGCGAGAGTGGTGTCGTAAAGACCACGACACGCTGATTGGTGGTGCGATGAATGCCGTCGTAAAGGAAATCGATCGGTACGAAAAGGAAACCGGTTATCGCGTGTCCATCGCTGGTCCGGCGCAGGGAAGCTAG